The genomic DNA ATACATGCTTCCTCTTCAtcgtcatcttcatcttctacaTCGGAGGTATAGGCAATAACAGCAGAGAGAGAGCAATTCTTGTGAACTCACCATCCAAATCTACATACTCGTTATCTATTTCACATGAATAACTATATATATCCTCTTTAAGATGGTTGAACCAATATGGAATTTCATTTCCTGGAAACATACAGCCAAATTTATGGTCCTTAGGATGTCCCTGTTACACGGATATGACAAATTTTCAGTGATAAGACCTACAAATAAAGACACACACTAAAGAGTATATATGTGAAAGAGAGGTACCTTTCTCATTAAACAAATTTCCAAATCATCCAATATATTTTCACAGAGTTTATGGCAATCAGACAAGTCGATCCATTCAAGCTTTGGTAgatcatatattttaaattgaaatgtTTTCAATGACATACATCCATTCGCATATACTTGCTCTATACTTGGTGGAAGTTCTGGAATTTCTTCAAGTTGCTTGCAATCATTCAAGAAAAGCCACTGCAATCCAACAAATCTATTGAACCATGTAGGAAGGCTAACAATAGCACTACTTGTTAGATCTAGATTTCTCAAACTGAAAGGGCAATATGATTCTGTTACGACACTATCTCCAAGACTCGATGACTGTAGTGCCGGAAACTCGGTTCCAACTCCCACAGGCTCTTGTGTGTCCCATGTATTAAACAATTGAGATCTTCTAGTTTCTTCTAAAAGTATCACCAATGACACGCACCCCCAAGCATCCACTTTGATTACATTTGGTAGAAGTCCTAGGATTTCTTGAAGTTGCTCGCACTTTCTCAAATGAAGGGTCtccaacccaacaaatcttctaATGCATGGAGGAATGGTAACAATATCCCTCCTTGACAGATCTAAATGATTCAACGTTGATCCACAATCAAATGTCCTGAAGAAATTTGATTATGATAGGGCACAATTATCAAGAAACAACATTTGAAGTTTCGGAAATGATATTGATGAACAACCATCACTAGAGTCTCTTGTTTTCGTCGAAGGTGacaatttgaataattttgacCCTGATGAAGTTTCAGATTCATCTGTTGATACAATAACGGGCATGGATTGTCTGTTATCCTCCACCTGGTTTAGAAACTTAATAACTTTTGAACAACACGTGAGAAAAAGAATCTCCAAATGTTGCTACTGATGAATGCTGTATGGAAGATTCATAAGGTTTTTGCAACCAAATGGATATAATTTTGTAATCCTAACGAGGTACCCAATGGACGAAGGCAAATCTTCAATACCACTGTGTGAACAATCCAAAAATTCTAAACATTCCATTTGACACTTAATTTCAGGAAAGTTCTTAAGCCTTTAGcaacataaaaaggaaagagattTGAGAGATCTCAACTTGAGGCTTCTCGGAAATATTCTAAGGTTAGAGCAGAATGCAACACTCAAATGAACAAGCTTCTCAAGGGACCCAACAGAACTATGAACCTCAACTAAACCTTCACAATTCTTaagatttatgttttctaaaTTTGGGATTCTTGAAACATCAGGAATTTTCTCTAGGAACTCACAATTAGAAAAATCCATGGTTGtcatgttttcaaaatttctccagAATATTCAGACCAATCAAATAATCTTAAAGTATGTATTAGACCGAAAATTAGACTCTTTAGAAAAACGTGCATTACGACTTATAAGCACACTGAGCCTTTTCATCTTCTTGAATGCTTTGGAACTCAAGTGTATCAAGTCTTGTTCAAACAAATCTATTAATATGCCATCAACTTTATTTGTTCCCTAGcaagaaaatgaatagttaagtgtactggaaaaaaaaagtaacataaaGTTCTCCATGTTTAAACAATTACCAGAACTATAATTCTTGTCTTGCTACAATATATTTATTGTCTTCGTagatttcttcttctctctttagattttcaaaatgagtaatttatttttattattggaaTGTCCTAAAGTGACCGATcatcatattttcaaaattaatttatcttttatatatatatttacaaatTACCCTTACTtgttcttaaaagaaaaaggcaagATACTCATAAAAACTGTGCACATCtttgaaataataaaagtaattaccaatgatgattttatttaCTCTTCTTAATTAAAATCATTCTATTTATTCAGctcttttgtaatattattgtcaaattttttattagttgttgtaaaatgaataagaaattattGAGAGTAACTGCCCTTTTGGTgaaattttgagaagtgttttgggttttaaatgagttttaaaaaatttacaaattaaaaaaaaaaaaaaaaaattggtttaacaaaatggttcaaaaacttaaacaaagTTTTTATTATGTAAAAAGGAGGATGTGATAAATTAACTATCCTGTTatttgaaaaccattttacaaaTGGTTTAACGAAAAACAAGCAACTAATTAAACAGTCATACTCTATTGTAATTATGgtataatttaaattttgttttgaaattaaattcacTCTACTCATTCAATTCTTTTATGTGACATATATGTATGCACGTACATATTTTCATGCAACTTTTCAGGctttttttataccaaaaaaaaaaaagtcaatatatTCCTAGTAGCTTAActcatgaaaaaagaa from Corylus avellana chromosome ca6, CavTom2PMs-1.0 includes the following:
- the LOC132185488 gene encoding TMV resistance protein N-like; the encoded protein is MAFQEAHSSSSLTHPSTFDVLLSFRDEDTRNNFIAHLCAALRRNGINTFMDDKLRSGEKISPALLKAIEQVKISIILFSKNYASSHWCLDELIKILECREIRKQQVLPLFYDVDPKQVRNQIESVREAFAKLEERFKDGEMKVNGWKTALSNVANLSGMHLANRTFDCGSTLNHLDLSRRDIVTIPPCIRRFVGLETLHLRKCEQLQEILGLLPNVIKVDAWGCVSLVILLEETRRSQLFNTWDTQEPVGVGTEFPALQSSSLGDSVVTESYCPFSLRNLDLTSSAIVSLPTWFNRFVGLQWLFLNDCKQLEEIPELPPSIEQVYANGCLITENLSYPCNRDILRTINLANCSLSAVIAYTSDVEDEDDDEEEACISEDYEHN